agcacggtattctctgcttgaatgcacttgttgtgctttgacctggacagcctagaaattgaggcattacttctgtgcctacactacatacctcatatccaggatggatcctctgaaatacatatttcagaaacccatacCTACTGgaaagttggctaaatggcagatactactaagTAAGtctgatatcatctatgtaactcaaaagtcggtcaagggacaagcattagCAGATTACCTTGCTGAAAattcggtgggaggagaatatgaacccttgaaaacgtattttcctgatgaagaagtatcatttgtaggagaagacattaccgaggcatacgatggttggaggatgttctttgacggagctgcaaatt
This genomic stretch from Nicotiana sylvestris chromosome 9, ASM39365v2, whole genome shotgun sequence harbors:
- the LOC138878553 gene encoding uncharacterized protein; amino-acid sequence: MDPLKYIFQKPIPTGKLAKWQILLSKSDIIYVTQKSVKGQALADYLAENSVGGEYEPLKTYFPDEEVSFVGEDITEAYDGWRMFFDGAANFRGVGIRAFLVSKMGQHYPISTQLRFLCTNNMAEYETCILVFNMAIDMNIQELLVIGDSDLLVH